In Sulfurihydrogenibium sp., the DNA window ACAGTCTAAAACATCCTGAGCGGTCTTAAAAGACCAATGACAGAAACTTGATCTGTCCTTCCTTTTTTTCTCCCATGTCTGTAATTATTATAAAACTTATTCTCTTAAAGTTTAAAAATTTTTGGTATACTTAATATACGATGACAGAGAAAGCGAAAATATGTTAAAGATAACCTTATTTGTCATTCTGAGCGAAGCGAAGAATCTCATGATTTTTATTAAATTTCTCACCCGACGTATCTTGTTATAATTTATTATCAAAAAATCCTGTGAGGTAAGCATGGACGATAAAATCCAAGAAAATCAAGGTAGAATAAATATGTACGCTTTTATATCAAGACTTTTAATAGAAGAGGTTGATGAAAACCTTCTTGAAAAAATAAAAAACAATCCTGATTTATTAGAACTTTTTCCAAACACAAAAGAATGGGAATCTTTCAAAACAAAATCTACAAAAGAATTGATAGATGAAGATTTAAACGTTGATTATACGACGGTTTTCATACTAAATGCTTATCCTTATGAATCTGTATTCATGAATGACGAAGGACATATCAACCCAACGCCAACAAATCCAACATTACAATTTTACCTTGAACATGGATATGAAATAGATTTAAACAAAACAAGAGTGCTATCTCCCGACCATATAGCAGTTGAGCTTGAATTTATGATAACTTTAATACAAGAGCAACTAAAAGCATATTCAATGAATGACCAAGAAGGAGAAAAAAAGGCACTTAACCTTCAAAAAGAGTTTATGGAAAATCATATACTTCAATGGGCGCCAATATATCTTATGGCTGCAAGAGATATGAGTGAAACTCCATTTTATTACGATGTTTGTCAAATGGCTTTAGATTTTATCATGACAGACTACGAATACATCTTAGAACAATTAGAGGCTGAAAATGTCAGCAAGTAGATTAAACTTTGATATATATTCCTGCGTTAGAGTTTATTACAGATACGCAGACTGTAATAAATGTGTCAACGTATGTCCAACCCAGGCTGTAAGTATTGAAAATGACAAAGTTAAAGTTAATTTTGAAAACTGCGTTGAATGTGGAGCCTGCGTTGGAAACTGTCCAACTGAAAGTTATAAACTAAATGGTTTTGACTTAGTGGATTTTTATGTTAAGTTTACAGATTCAGATAAAAAATTCATATCCTGTAAAGTAGATTTACCATGTTTATCAGCACTTGATGAAAACTATTTAGTCTCTATCTGTATAGATAAAAATTCAGATTTAATTCTTGATATTGGACATTGTAGTCAATGTCAGATTGGAAAACAGTTAGATGTAATTAAACACAATACAGAAAAAGCAAACTATATATTAGAGCAAGCAGGTTTAGATTATAGAGTAAAATTAGAAGATATAAAATTTGAAAAAGAAGAAAAGCAAGAAAATAAAAGAAGGTCTTTTTTAAAGATGTTTGCAATACAGACGGCAGCCTTAGCTTTTTGGGTTGTTGAAGATAAATTAGAGCAGATGGTTGAAAATACAGAAGAAGAGGAAGAAAAACCTTACAAAAACATTGTAAGCGAGAAAGTCATCCCGGAAAAAAGAAAGATTTTATACACAGCTTTATCAAAGATAGACCCAACAGATAAATACTTTGAAGTAGAAAAGATTGAATTTTCATCAGATAAATGGATTGACAACTCTAAATGTACAAACTGTTCAATTTGTTATAACGTTTGTCCAACAGGAGCTTTAACACCTGATGATAGCAAATTAAAAGTTTTGTTTAGTCCTACTTTATGTATTAAATGCAGAATCTGTCATGATGTATGCCCAGAAAAATGTATCCATTTAGAAGAAAAGCTATACTTGGAAGACTTTATTTCAGGAAAGTATAAAGTTTTAGCTCAACATGTAATGATACCATGCAGTGAATGTTTAGTCCCATTCTCGTATAAAGGTGATACAACCGTCTGTCCAAGATGCAGACAGCTTGAAGATGAACTTAGGGAGTTGTTAAAAATCGGAGATTAAGTAGATATAATCAAGAGTGTTTTAAGAGACTGTCTAAAAAAGTTTAGGATTAAAATCCTTAGGGTGTTCTATGTTAAATGTCAAGCACCAAACGAGGCTGCTTGTAAAAATCCAAATCGTCATTCTACAGCCGGCGAAGAATCTTGACCTCAAAGATTTTATTCTGGGCGAAGCGAAGAATCTCATGTTTTTTAACTTTTTAAAAAAGAGATTCTTTGGACTAAAGTCCTCAGGAAGGCAAAAAAGATAAGCTTACGAGAATTTTAGAAAAGCGTGTTTTGAAAATTAAAATATAAAGAAAAAAGGGAGCTTTTAGCCCCCTTTGATAAATAAATTACTTCTTGAGTTCTTCTATTGGAATTAAAAAGTCTTCATTAACTGCTTCTTGGACGTTTTGAGATATTCTGTATGCACAGAATGAAGGACCACACATAGAACAGAATTTAGCAGATTTATACCCTTCTTGTGGCAATGTTTCATCATGATATTTTCTTGCAGTTTCTGGGTCAATTGCAAGCTCAAACTGTCTTTCCCAGTCAAATTCATATCTTGCTTTAGACATTGCATCATCCCATTCTTTAGCACCTTTTCTGTGTCTTGCAAGGTCTGCTGCATGTGCTGCTATTTTGTAAGCTATCAATCCTTGTTTTACGTCTTCTGCATTTGGAAGTCCTAAGTGTTCTTTTGGTGTAACATAACATAACATTGATGCACCATACCATCCAGCCATAGCTGCACCGATGGCAGAAGCAATATGGTCATAGCCAGGAGCAATATCTGTTACTAACGGACCTAAAACATAGAATGGAGCTTCATGACACCATTCTTGTTGTTTTCTAATATTCATTTCTATTTGGTCCATTGGAACGTGACCTGGTCCTTCAACCATAACTTGAACGTCATGCTCCCATGCTCTCTTTGTTAATTCTCCAAGAACTTTTAATTCTGCAAACTGAGCTTCATCTGATGCATCATTTATACATCCCGGTCTAAGACCATCACCAAGAGAGAATGTAACGTCATATTTCTTAAAGATTTCGCAGATTTTATCAAAGTTTGTATAAAGTGGGTTTTGTTTTCCATGAACAACCATCCATTGAGCAATTATAGAACCGCCTCTTGAAACAATTCCCATAAGTCTATGATTTACAAGCGGTAAGAATTCTCTAAGTAAGCCGGCGTGAATTGTCATAAAATCTACACCTTGCTGAGCTTGTAGTTCAATGATATCAAGAATATCTTGTTCTGTTAGTTTTTCTATACTTCTAACTTCTTGTAGAGCTTGATAGATAGGCACTGTTCCAACAGGTACCGGAGAGTTTTCTATAATTGCTTTTCTGATTTCATTAAGATTTCCACCTGTTGATAAGTCCATTACAGTGTCTGCACCATATTTAAGAGCAACTCTTAACTTTTCAAGTTCTCCTTCTATGTCTGAGACTACTGCTGAATTACCTATGTTTGCATTAACTTTACATTTTGCAGCAATACCAATGGCCATAGGCTCTAAGTTGATATGATTGATGT includes these proteins:
- a CDS encoding molecular chaperone TorD family protein yields the protein MDDKIQENQGRINMYAFISRLLIEEVDENLLEKIKNNPDLLELFPNTKEWESFKTKSTKELIDEDLNVDYTTVFILNAYPYESVFMNDEGHINPTPTNPTLQFYLEHGYEIDLNKTRVLSPDHIAVELEFMITLIQEQLKAYSMNDQEGEKKALNLQKEFMENHILQWAPIYLMAARDMSETPFYYDVCQMALDFIMTDYEYILEQLEAENVSK
- a CDS encoding 4Fe-4S binding protein is translated as MSASRLNFDIYSCVRVYYRYADCNKCVNVCPTQAVSIENDKVKVNFENCVECGACVGNCPTESYKLNGFDLVDFYVKFTDSDKKFISCKVDLPCLSALDENYLVSICIDKNSDLILDIGHCSQCQIGKQLDVIKHNTEKANYILEQAGLDYRVKLEDIKFEKEEKQENKRRSFLKMFAIQTAALAFWVVEDKLEQMVENTEEEEEKPYKNIVSEKVIPEKRKILYTALSKIDPTDKYFEVEKIEFSSDKWIDNSKCTNCSICYNVCPTGALTPDDSKLKVLFSPTLCIKCRICHDVCPEKCIHLEEKLYLEDFISGKYKVLAQHVMIPCSECLVPFSYKGDTTVCPRCRQLEDELRELLKIGD
- the thiC gene encoding phosphomethylpyrimidine synthase ThiC, translating into MRVYVSKRIGKPNVTQMHFARQGIITEEMEYVAKREDLPVELIRDEVARGRMVIPANINHINLEPMAIGIAAKCKVNANIGNSAVVSDIEGELEKLRVALKYGADTVMDLSTGGNLNEIRKAIIENSPVPVGTVPIYQALQEVRSIEKLTEQDILDIIELQAQQGVDFMTIHAGLLREFLPLVNHRLMGIVSRGGSIIAQWMVVHGKQNPLYTNFDKICEIFKKYDVTFSLGDGLRPGCINDASDEAQFAELKVLGELTKRAWEHDVQVMVEGPGHVPMDQIEMNIRKQQEWCHEAPFYVLGPLVTDIAPGYDHIASAIGAAMAGWYGASMLCYVTPKEHLGLPNAEDVKQGLIAYKIAAHAADLARHRKGAKEWDDAMSKARYEFDWERQFELAIDPETARKYHDETLPQEGYKSAKFCSMCGPSFCAYRISQNVQEAVNEDFLIPIEELKK